CAAGCGAAGGGAGCCTCTGGAGTGGTGTTGCTGAATCGCACCATTGAACGAGCCTCAGCATTAGCAACTGACTTTCCAAACCTGCCCATTCAGTGCAGAGGACTCGACGACCTTGATCAGTGCCTGAGCACCTGTTCGTTGGTCTTTACAAGCACAGCAGTCGATGACCCGATCATTGACGCCAACAGATTGAACGCTCTCAATCGCCGCAGCTCATTGCGACTGATTGATATCGGGGTGCCTCGCAACATTGCTTCCGATGTACACGAGGTGTCCGGGGTTGAATCTCACGATGTGGATGATCTTCAGGAGGTTGTAGAGCGCAACCAAGAAGCTCGACAGCAGGTTGCTCGGGAGGCTGAAGGACTGTTGTTAGAAGAGGGACGCCTGTTCCTCGAGTGGTGGGACAGCCTGGAGGCCGTTCCCACCATCAACCGTTTGAGGGCCTCACTTGAGGAGATCCGAGTCGAGGAACTCACCAAAGCACTGAGCCGCATGGGTCCTGATTTCTCAGCGCGAGAACGCAAGGTTGTGGAAGCCTTAACCAAGGGAATGATCAACAAAATCCTCCACACACCTGTGACTCAGCTCCGCAGTCCACAGCAACGCAGCGAACGACAACAGGCACTCCAGGTCGTCGAAAAAATCTTTGATTTGGAATCTGGAGCTGCGACGCAAGATTAATTTCCTGCAATCTCCACGATCTGGCCCAAGGGTTGGTTTGGAATGCAAAAAATCCAGTAAGTTTGCCCCGCATAGCCGAAAGGCGGGAGCTGCATGAAGCGAGTACTGGCAATCATTCTCGGGGGAGGGGCTGGCACCCGTCTCCAACCACTGACAAAGATGAGAGCCAAGCCAGCAGTGCCTTTGGCGGGCAAATATCGACTGATTGATATTCCTATCAGCAATTGCATCAACTCCAGCATCAACAAGATGTATGTGTTGACGCAATTCAATAGTGCGTCACTGAATCGTCACCTCAGCCAGACATACAACCTCAACGCCGGATTTGGACAAGGGTTTGTCGAAGTCTTAGCTGCGCAACAAACGCTCGACAGCCCGTCCTGGTTCGAAGGAACGGCTGATGCCGTGCGCCAGTACCAAACCCTGTTCCGAGAATGGGATGTTGATGAATACCTGATCCTCTCCGGTGATCAGCTCTATCGAATGGACTACAGCCGTTTTGTGGAGCATCACCGCAGTACCGGCGCTGACCTCACGGTTGCAGCACTGCCTGTTGATGCTGCGCAAGCAGAAGCATTCGGTTTGATGCGCACCGATGAGGTCGGGAATATCAAGGAATTCCGCGAGAAGCCCAAGGGAGATTCCTTAAAGGCAATGGCCGTTGACACGTCCCGTTTTGGCCTCAGTGTTGAGTCCTCGAAGGAGCGCCCTTACCTGGCTTCCATGGGCATCTATGTGTTCAGTCGCAAAACTCTTTTTGATCTCCTTGACGCCAATCCCGGCCATAAGGATTTCGGCAAGGAAGTGATCCCAGAAGCGCTGTCACGTGGCGACAATCTCAAGAGCTACGTCTTTGACGATTATTGGGAAGACATCGGAACCATCGGTGCTTTCTATGAAGCCAATCTGGCTCTCACTCAACAGCCAACACCGCCCTTCAGCTTTTACGACGAAGCCTTCCCGATTTACACACGTCCTCGGTATTTGCCCCCTAGCAAGTTTGTGGACAGCCAGATCACAGATTCGATTATTAGTGAAGGATCGATTATCAAGGCCTGCAGCATCCACCACTCTGTACTGGGTGTGCGCAGTCGCGTGGAAAACAATGTGGTCCTCCAGGATTCATTGTTGATGGGAGCTGACTTCTTTGAATCGCAAGGCGAACGCGAAACTTTAAGGGCACGCGGTGGTATTCCAGTTGGAGTTGGTGAAGGCACCACTGTGAAGGGAGCCATTCTTGATAAAAATGCTCGCATTGGTAAAAACGTCACCATCGTGAATAAGGATCGCGTGGAAGAAGCTGATCGCCCTGACCAAGGCTTCTACATTCGTAATGGAATCATCGTTGTCGTTAAAAATGCATCGATTGCCGACGACACAGTGATTTGACGACAAACTGCATAGAAGATTGGCTCCTCCATCTCTTATCCCTGACAGAGGTGGACCAGTTTGCAGCGGATTTTTGATCCTGTGGTCACACTGACTTCAGTGAATGCAGTTTTTGATGTCGAAGTCTCACTTTGGTCTTATCGGTCTAGGCGTGATGGGCGAAAACCTTGTTCTCAATGCTGAGAGCAATGGTTTTTCAAGTGTTGTTTACAACCGCACTTATTCAAAGACGGAAGACTTTCTGAAAGGTCGAGGTGCCGGAAAAAACATTCAAGGAGCAACCGACCTTCAGGATTTTGTCAACAAATTAGAACGACCTCGCCGCATCTTGATGATGGTGAAAGCGGGTGGTCCTGTTGATGCAGTGATTGAACAGATTTCTCCCTTTTTAGACGAAGGTGATCTCCTGATTGATGGTGGCAACTCGGAATATCACGACACGGAGCGTCGTGTTGCCGAGTTGGAAAGCAAGAGCTTTGGCTTTATTGGCATGGGCGTGTCCGGGGGGGCCAAAGGTGCTCTTGAAGGGCCGAGCATGATGCCTGGCGGCACCAAAGCGTCTTACGACGCCATTGAGAGTCTCGTCACAAAAATGGCGGCCCAAGTCGAAGACGGTCCTTGTGTCACCTACATCGGCCCAGGCGGTTCAGGGCACTTTGTCAAAACAGTGCACAACGGCATCGAGTACGGCATCGAGCAAATCCTGGCTGAGGGCTATGACCTCATGAAGAGGGTTGGGGGGATGAATGGCACCCAGATGGCCGATGTCTTTGCCCATTGGAACAGCACCGAGGAGCTCGCCTCTTACCTCGTTGAGATCACAGAGGTCTGCTTGCGTACGAAGGATCCTGATGATGGGAGCGATCTGATCGAAAAGATCCAGGACAAAGCAGGACAAAAAGGCACAGGCTTATGGACTGTGGTGAGTGCCTTGCAGATGGGTGCGTCTGTACCAACCATTTATGCAGCTCTCAATGGCCGCGTGATGAGTTCGATGAAAGATCAGCGAGTCAAAGCGGAAACCATCCTCAAAGGCCCTGCGGTCAAAGCCTTTGATCTTGGCACCCCTGCCGATGGCATGGCACCACTGATGGATGCGATGGTGCTCTCCTGCATGGCCAGCTATGCCCAAGGAATGGAGCTTCTTCGGATTGCCTCCGCAGAGCATGATTACAACTTGAACATGCCCTCGATCGCTCAGATCTGGAAGGGTGGCTGCATCATTCGCGCGCGACTTCTCCAACGGATTCAGGATGCTTTCACAACCGATCCGCAGCTGAACAATCTGCTCATTGATCCTTGGTTTGCCAATCAGGTCAACACCCGACTTCCTGGTTTAGCCCAAGTCGTTGCAGGAGCCGCTGAGGCCGGAATTCCTGTGCCCTGCTTGAGCAACACACTCGACTACATCAACAGCTATCGCACAGCTCGTCTGCCTCAGAATGCAGTTCAAGCCATGCGCGACTGCTTTGGCTCCCACACCTATCAACGCGTTGATAAAGAAGGAACGTTTCACACCGAGTGGTTGGATTGAGCTGATTGATGACCTCCTATCGAATTGAACGAGCCCGAGATCCGCAGGATCTAGCGCTGCGGGCCTCTGAATACATCGCCACAGCAATACAACTGGCGCTTGATCAACGCGATCGTGCTCAGATTGCACTCTCTGGAGGGACCACTCCCTCCCAGGCCTATCAGAGGTTGGGCCAACAACATTTGCCCTGGAATCGCGTGGATGTCTTTCTTGGAGACGAACGTTGGGTCTCCGCGGATGACGAGTCCAGCAATGCACGCATGCTCCGCGCCACATTGCTGCAAACCGGAGAGCCAGGAGCAGCAGCCTGTTTTCAACCTGTTCCAACCGTTGAGCTTCCCTCACCAGAAGCCAGCGCTGATGCTTTCGCAGAGCTGATCAGCAAAACCTGTACTGGAGAGCCACCCATCTTCGACATGATGGTCTTGGGTCTTGGGGATGACGGGCACACCGCCTCACTTTTCCCTGGCACTGAGGCTCCTGACGTTTGTGATCGCTGGACCACGATTGGACGGGGTAAAGGATTGGAGCGCATCACACTCACAGCTCCAGTGCTCAGCGCGTCTCGAACCGTGATGTTCCTAGTGAGTGGAGCCAAGAAAAGGGAAGCCCTGCGTCGCTTGCTCGATCCAACTGAATCCCCAAAACGAACTCCAGCAAAATTGGCACAACCGGAGTCAGAAATCATCGTCCTTGTCGACGAAGCTGCCTGCGAAGGTCTTTAAATAAGCATTCCTTGTGCAGGATTGAGATGACCACGTCCCGTGTTTCATTCGATTCCTGGGCCACACTCAACGACACGATCATGGGTGGGACGAGCCAAGCCGGCTGCCGCCTCACTCCCGAAGGTCTGCTGCTGGAGGGTGAGCTAGTCGCAGATGGAGGAGGTTTTGTAAGTTGCCGTTCCCCCTTGCTCAGACCGCCCCTCGATCTTTCCGCCTTCAGAGGATTGCGCTTAGCGGTGGAAGGTGAAGGTCGAACCTTGAAATTTGCAGTGGCTTGCTCTGATGGATTGATGGGACTCACAGAGATGATTCCTGGCGGACTGCGCTGGGTAACACCCGTTCCCACAAAGGTGGAAGGCACCACCTTTGCAGAGATTGCCTTCGAAGATCTTCAGCCTGTTGTTCGTGCCAAACCAGTAGGACTGCCTTTGCGTTTTGATGCGTCCGCGATTACCCGCTTACAAGTGCTCCATTCACGGTTTGATGAGGCAGGATCCACGAATCCGGGCTTCCGTGCAGGTGCAATCCGCCTTCTGATTCATTCGATCGAAGCCTACCAATGATTGATTTAGCTGTTGTGATTGCCCACACGGCTGATCTTTGCCGCAAGCCTTATCAGCATGCTGTTGTTCCGATTCACGAGGAGGAAGGACCAGCCAGCATTGACGATTTCTTCGTTCGAATCGAGACCCGTGATGCGTCCGGATCTCGGATGAAGGCCATGGATCTTGAACTCGAGATCTATCGGAGCGGCAGTGATGTGAATCTCATGCTGAGTTGGTGTGATCAAGCGGAGCGTCCCATGCTTTGGCAAGGGCAACATCCCGTTTGGATGCATGCAGACAACGGCATGCGTTGCACAGCTCCAGCCGACGGACAACCCTTAGAAGCGATCGCCCGACGGCTCAGAGCACAACTGGTTGGTCAATCTCGAGCGGATTGAATAAGCGATCTCCAACAAACTCTCCTCTGGACAACTCGTCAATAAAATATATTTTAAACACATGGATAACTCGGCTGCCAATCAACCACGCCATACCCTTAGTGATAATTCAATACCCCTGTAGCAGTAGCTTAATCAGGCTGATCTGTCACGGCACCACGACTAGAACTCGAGACAAGTCGAGCATATTTGCCAAGAATTCCAGTCTTGTATCTAGGCTTATGTCCTGACCAAGTGCGGCGGCGTGTTTCGAGTTCAGCCTCATTCACATTGAGTTGAAGAAGGTTTTGATTGGCATCCACAGTGATGCTGTCTCCTTCCATAACAAGGCCGATTGCTCCACCAACGGCAGCTTCTGGAGCCACGTGGCCAACCACCAAACCATAGGTTCCACCACTGAATCGACCATCCGTAATCAGCGCCACCTTGTCACCGAGTCCCTGCCCAACAATGGCAGCAGTTGGTGCAAGCATTTCGCGCATTCCAGGACCTCCCACTGGACCTTCCTGGCGAATCACGATGACATCACCAGCATGAATATGTTTACCAATAATCGACGCTAAACAATCCTCTTCGCTTTCAAAAACGCGAGCAGGACCTGTGAGGACAGGCGTTTTGATGCCGCTGATTTTGGCGACAGCTCCTTCGCTTGCCAAATTTCCTTTCAGAATGGCCAAATGCCCTTTGGCATAAAGGGGGTTACTTAACGGCCTAATCACTTCTTGTCCTTCAGGAGGCGTTGAAGGAATATCAGCCAACAATTCTTTCAATGTTTTCCCTTCAATCGTGCGGCAATCGCCATGGAGCAAGCCCGCATCTAAAAGCAATTTCATCACCTGTGGAATGCCCCCAGCCTGATGAAGATCCACGGTGACAAAACGACCACTCGGTTTTAGATCACAAATCACCGGAACGCGTTGGCGGATCTGTTCAAAGTCGTCGATGCTGAGATCCACGCCTGCTGTGCGCGCGATAGCAAGCAAATGCAACACAGAGTTGGTGGAGCCGCCCACCGCCATGATCACGCTGATGGCATTTTCAAAGGCTTCCCGCGTGAGCAAATCAAGGGGGCGAATATTGGATTTAATTGCCTCAACGAGGACTTCACCAGAACGAGCCGCACTCTCTGCTTTTTCCTCATCTTCGGCAGCCATCGTTGAACTGTGGGGAAGACTCAGCCCCATCGTTTCAATCGCAGCACTCATCGTATTGGCCGTGAACATGCCTCCACAGCTGCCAGCACCTGGGCAGGCATTTTTTTCAATCGCAGTTAGCTGCTCTTCATCAATTTTCCCACTCGTAATCTGACCGACAGCCTCAAAAGCACTCACAACAGTGAGGTCACAGCCACCTAATTTTCCCGGCTTAATTGTTCCCCCGTACACAAAAATCGAGGGGATATTCATACGTGCCATCGCCAACATGGCGCCAGGCATATTTTTATCGCAACCACCAACCGCCAGAACGCCATCCATACTTTGCCCATTGCAGGCCGTTTCAATTGCATCAGCAATCACTTCACGGCTCACCAAGGAATATTTCATTCCTTCCGTGCCCATCGAGATGCCATCGCTGACGGTGATGGTTCCGAAAGTCTGAGGCATTCCACCTGCCTTTCGAGCCGAATCTTCGGCACGACGGGACAGACCATTCAATCCCACATTGCAAGGTGTAATCGTGCTGTAACCGTTAGCGATCCCGATAATGGGCTTGCCGAAATCTTCATCACCGA
The Synechococcus sp. CC9311 DNA segment above includes these coding regions:
- the ilvD gene encoding dihydroxy-acid dehydratase produces the protein MLRSDAVTQGIQRSPNRAMLRAVGFGDEDFGKPIIGIANGYSTITPCNVGLNGLSRRAEDSARKAGGMPQTFGTITVSDGISMGTEGMKYSLVSREVIADAIETACNGQSMDGVLAVGGCDKNMPGAMLAMARMNIPSIFVYGGTIKPGKLGGCDLTVVSAFEAVGQITSGKIDEEQLTAIEKNACPGAGSCGGMFTANTMSAAIETMGLSLPHSSTMAAEDEEKAESAARSGEVLVEAIKSNIRPLDLLTREAFENAISVIMAVGGSTNSVLHLLAIARTAGVDLSIDDFEQIRQRVPVICDLKPSGRFVTVDLHQAGGIPQVMKLLLDAGLLHGDCRTIEGKTLKELLADIPSTPPEGQEVIRPLSNPLYAKGHLAILKGNLASEGAVAKISGIKTPVLTGPARVFESEEDCLASIIGKHIHAGDVIVIRQEGPVGGPGMREMLAPTAAIVGQGLGDKVALITDGRFSGGTYGLVVGHVAPEAAVGGAIGLVMEGDSITVDANQNLLQLNVNEAELETRRRTWSGHKPRYKTGILGKYARLVSSSSRGAVTDQPD
- a CDS encoding CIA30 family protein; the protein is MTTSRVSFDSWATLNDTIMGGTSQAGCRLTPEGLLLEGELVADGGGFVSCRSPLLRPPLDLSAFRGLRLAVEGEGRTLKFAVACSDGLMGLTEMIPGGLRWVTPVPTKVEGTTFAEIAFEDLQPVVRAKPVGLPLRFDASAITRLQVLHSRFDEAGSTNPGFRAGAIRLLIHSIEAYQ
- the gndA gene encoding NADP-dependent phosphogluconate dehydrogenase, coding for MSKSHFGLIGLGVMGENLVLNAESNGFSSVVYNRTYSKTEDFLKGRGAGKNIQGATDLQDFVNKLERPRRILMMVKAGGPVDAVIEQISPFLDEGDLLIDGGNSEYHDTERRVAELESKSFGFIGMGVSGGAKGALEGPSMMPGGTKASYDAIESLVTKMAAQVEDGPCVTYIGPGGSGHFVKTVHNGIEYGIEQILAEGYDLMKRVGGMNGTQMADVFAHWNSTEELASYLVEITEVCLRTKDPDDGSDLIEKIQDKAGQKGTGLWTVVSALQMGASVPTIYAALNGRVMSSMKDQRVKAETILKGPAVKAFDLGTPADGMAPLMDAMVLSCMASYAQGMELLRIASAEHDYNLNMPSIAQIWKGGCIIRARLLQRIQDAFTTDPQLNNLLIDPWFANQVNTRLPGLAQVVAGAAEAGIPVPCLSNTLDYINSYRTARLPQNAVQAMRDCFGSHTYQRVDKEGTFHTEWLD
- the pgl gene encoding 6-phosphogluconolactonase, producing the protein MTSYRIERARDPQDLALRASEYIATAIQLALDQRDRAQIALSGGTTPSQAYQRLGQQHLPWNRVDVFLGDERWVSADDESSNARMLRATLLQTGEPGAAACFQPVPTVELPSPEASADAFAELISKTCTGEPPIFDMMVLGLGDDGHTASLFPGTEAPDVCDRWTTIGRGKGLERITLTAPVLSASRTVMFLVSGAKKREALRRLLDPTESPKRTPAKLAQPESEIIVLVDEAACEGL
- a CDS encoding glucose-1-phosphate adenylyltransferase, with product MKRVLAIILGGGAGTRLQPLTKMRAKPAVPLAGKYRLIDIPISNCINSSINKMYVLTQFNSASLNRHLSQTYNLNAGFGQGFVEVLAAQQTLDSPSWFEGTADAVRQYQTLFREWDVDEYLILSGDQLYRMDYSRFVEHHRSTGADLTVAALPVDAAQAEAFGLMRTDEVGNIKEFREKPKGDSLKAMAVDTSRFGLSVESSKERPYLASMGIYVFSRKTLFDLLDANPGHKDFGKEVIPEALSRGDNLKSYVFDDYWEDIGTIGAFYEANLALTQQPTPPFSFYDEAFPIYTRPRYLPPSKFVDSQITDSIISEGSIIKACSIHHSVLGVRSRVENNVVLQDSLLMGADFFESQGERETLRARGGIPVGVGEGTTVKGAILDKNARIGKNVTIVNKDRVEEADRPDQGFYIRNGIIVVVKNASIADDTVI
- a CDS encoding glutamyl-tRNA reductase, with protein sequence MHIAVVGLSHRTAPVEVREKLSIPEQTMEESLQNLRNHEQVLEASILSTCNRLEIYTLVRNPDLGIAAVRDFLSGHSGLESRDLSPHLFTYHHDEAIAHLMRVTAGLDSLVLGEGQILSQVKKMMRLGQEHKSIGPILNRLLTQAVSTGKRVRSETNLSTGAVSVSSAAVELAQLKLGQSRGQDALVTLETEQIAVVGAGRMSRLLLQHLQAKGASGVVLLNRTIERASALATDFPNLPIQCRGLDDLDQCLSTCSLVFTSTAVDDPIIDANRLNALNRRSSLRLIDIGVPRNIASDVHEVSGVESHDVDDLQEVVERNQEARQQVAREAEGLLLEEGRLFLEWWDSLEAVPTINRLRASLEEIRVEELTKALSRMGPDFSARERKVVEALTKGMINKILHTPVTQLRSPQQRSERQQALQVVEKIFDLESGAATQD